A portion of the Deinococcus peraridilitoris DSM 19664 genome contains these proteins:
- a CDS encoding alpha/beta hydrolase produces MAKGEPSEIRLLGIQSAGNEGEAQIVTLHTNRGNIDTRLHRPPKEGGQAGIVWVFGAGGGLGGPAGGLYTRLAEQLAPEGVTSLRVDYRFPNQLPECTLDVLLGGAYLETLGVTRLALVGHSFGGAVVIDAGVSSDAVVGVAALSSQTYGADAVGQLSPRSLLLIHGSADEVLPDSCSRWLYERAAEPRELLLYPGCRHGLDECRDALDRDLGRWLRRTLLGV; encoded by the coding sequence GTGGCAAAGGGGGAACCGTCTGAAATTCGGCTGCTCGGCATTCAGAGCGCCGGAAACGAAGGCGAAGCGCAGATCGTCACCCTGCATACCAACCGGGGCAACATCGATACGCGCCTGCACCGGCCACCGAAGGAAGGCGGCCAGGCGGGCATCGTGTGGGTTTTCGGTGCGGGCGGCGGTCTGGGAGGCCCTGCGGGCGGGCTCTACACCCGTCTGGCCGAGCAGCTTGCGCCCGAGGGCGTGACCTCGCTGCGCGTGGATTACCGCTTTCCCAACCAGTTGCCGGAATGCACCCTCGATGTGCTGCTGGGCGGCGCTTATCTGGAAACCCTCGGGGTGACGCGTCTGGCGCTGGTGGGTCACTCCTTTGGAGGCGCGGTGGTGATCGACGCGGGCGTGAGCAGTGACGCCGTGGTGGGCGTGGCCGCCCTCAGCAGCCAGACGTACGGCGCGGACGCGGTGGGGCAGCTCAGTCCGCGCTCGCTGCTGCTCATCCACGGCAGCGCCGACGAAGTACTGCCGGACTCCTGCTCACGCTGGCTGTACGAGCGGGCCGCCGAACCGCGGGAACTGCTGCTGTATCCCGGCTGCCGGCACGGCCTCGACGAGTGCCGGGACGCCCTCGACCGTGACCTCGGACGCTGGCTGCGCCGCACCCTGCTGGGCGTCTGA
- a CDS encoding MFS transporter codes for MTQPAEVVEAPGRYRALVALAVAVVLAMAPWFSAAAVLPQLRELWTLTPAEGAWLTLAVQLGFVVGAVLSAALNLADLLAPRRLILLGAVLAALGNALLLISTPEAAPWLRGVTGAALALVYPPALKAMSAWFRLDRGVALGVMVGALTLGSALPHLVNALGGADWRMVLGLTSLLAVVGGVLAARVPEGPHRFPPAVFQPRQAVRVLSTPTLRLTTLGYLGHMWELYAMWAWFAVFFADVLRDRALPGGPTAGLATFMVVGVGALGCYYGGVLGKRWGKARLTARAMLISGLCALGLALLVQAPAGVILAVSALWGFWIIADSAQFSTLTSELADPRYVGTALTLQLALGFSLTALSIAAVPVLQNAVGWRGVFLVLAVGPFLGALAMRRLERLQRAS; via the coding sequence GTGACGCAGCCTGCCGAGGTGGTCGAAGCGCCAGGGCGGTACCGGGCCCTGGTCGCCCTGGCCGTGGCCGTCGTGCTGGCCATGGCGCCATGGTTTTCGGCGGCGGCCGTGTTGCCGCAGCTGCGTGAACTGTGGACCCTCACCCCGGCCGAGGGAGCCTGGCTGACCCTCGCGGTGCAGCTCGGCTTTGTGGTGGGAGCAGTGCTGAGCGCTGCGCTGAACCTCGCCGACCTGCTCGCTCCCCGCCGCCTGATCCTGCTGGGGGCAGTGTTGGCCGCGCTGGGAAACGCCCTGCTGCTCATCAGCACGCCCGAGGCGGCGCCCTGGCTGCGGGGCGTCACGGGGGCGGCGCTGGCGCTGGTGTACCCTCCGGCCCTCAAGGCCATGTCCGCCTGGTTCAGGCTCGACCGGGGCGTGGCGCTGGGCGTCATGGTAGGCGCACTGACCCTGGGATCGGCCCTGCCGCACCTGGTGAACGCCCTGGGCGGGGCCGACTGGCGGATGGTGCTGGGCCTGACCTCGCTGCTGGCCGTCGTGGGGGGCGTGCTGGCCGCCCGCGTTCCCGAGGGGCCTCACCGTTTTCCCCCGGCGGTGTTTCAGCCACGGCAGGCCGTGCGGGTGCTGTCCACGCCAACCTTGCGCCTCACGACCCTGGGATACCTGGGGCATATGTGGGAACTGTACGCGATGTGGGCCTGGTTCGCGGTGTTTTTTGCCGACGTGCTGCGCGACCGCGCCCTACCCGGGGGCCCCACGGCGGGGCTCGCGACCTTCATGGTCGTGGGGGTGGGCGCCCTGGGATGTTATTACGGCGGGGTGCTGGGAAAACGCTGGGGCAAAGCCCGTCTGACCGCCCGCGCGATGCTGATTTCGGGCTTGTGCGCCTTGGGGCTCGCCCTGCTGGTGCAGGCGCCGGCAGGGGTCATTCTGGCCGTCAGCGCCCTGTGGGGATTTTGGATCATTGCCGACTCGGCGCAGTTCTCGACGCTCACGAGTGAGCTGGCCGATCCGCGCTATGTCGGCACCGCCCTGACCCTGCAGCTCGCACTGGGCTTCAGCCTGACCGCCCTGAGCATCGCGGCCGTTCCGGTGCTGCAAAACGCCGTAGGCTGGCGGGGCGTTTTTCTCGTGCTGGCCGTCGGGCCCTTTCTGGGCGCGCTGGCCATGCGGCGGCTGGAGCGACTTCAGCGCGCCTCATAA
- a CDS encoding NAD(P)/FAD-dependent oxidoreductase: MTQTSDVLVIGAGIIGASCARSLARLGLRVRVLEAGAAPAAGSTGKSAAGVRVQFSQEVNILLSQRSIQEYRQMPEAQYRPQGYLMLLPERLWPGHARGLARQQALGLNVRELSISEAQQLVPFDPTGVVGTTYGAQDGVVDPHGITLAFLREARSWGATLHTSCPVEVLAHRSGVWSASTPLGTFEAPLLVNAAGAWSGEVAALAGLTVPVQPARRMVFTTGPLPDHHACPMTFDLTSGFWLRSEGERLIMGLSNPHDQGFRDGMDWSWLEPTLEAGLARFPWLEQAGLDRRASWWGYYEVTPDHAPILGLMPGVPGWINACGFSGHGVMQAAAVGEVMAQEATGGNLSINIDALRFERFGRQVTQDEHLIV, from the coding sequence ATGACGCAGACCAGTGACGTGCTGGTCATCGGTGCCGGCATCATCGGCGCTTCCTGCGCCCGCTCGCTCGCCCGTCTCGGGCTGCGGGTCAGGGTGCTTGAAGCAGGGGCCGCTCCCGCTGCCGGTTCAACCGGCAAGAGTGCGGCCGGGGTGCGGGTGCAGTTCAGCCAGGAGGTAAACATCCTGCTGTCACAGCGCAGCATTCAGGAATACCGTCAGATGCCCGAAGCCCAGTACCGGCCCCAGGGCTACCTGATGCTGCTGCCCGAACGTCTCTGGCCCGGGCACGCGCGCGGGCTGGCCCGGCAGCAGGCGCTGGGCCTCAACGTCCGCGAACTGTCGATCTCCGAAGCGCAGCAGCTGGTGCCCTTTGATCCGACCGGCGTGGTGGGCACCACCTACGGCGCGCAGGACGGGGTGGTGGACCCGCACGGCATCACGCTGGCCTTTTTGCGTGAGGCGCGCTCGTGGGGCGCAACGCTGCACACCAGTTGCCCGGTCGAGGTGCTTGCTCACCGCTCAGGCGTCTGGAGTGCCTCAACGCCGCTGGGAACCTTCGAGGCCCCGTTGCTGGTGAACGCGGCAGGTGCCTGGTCGGGAGAGGTCGCCGCGCTGGCAGGGCTGACCGTGCCGGTGCAGCCGGCCCGGCGCATGGTCTTCACCACCGGGCCACTGCCGGACCACCACGCCTGTCCCATGACCTTTGACCTCACGAGCGGCTTCTGGCTGCGCTCGGAAGGCGAGCGGCTGATCATGGGCCTCAGCAATCCGCATGACCAGGGTTTCCGGGATGGCATGGACTGGAGCTGGCTGGAGCCCACCCTGGAAGCTGGACTGGCACGCTTTCCGTGGCTGGAGCAGGCTGGCCTCGACCGCCGCGCCTCCTGGTGGGGTTATTACGAAGTCACCCCGGACCACGCGCCCATCCTGGGCCTCATGCCGGGCGTTCCCGGCTGGATCAACGCCTGCGGCTTTTCGGGCCACGGTGTGATGCAGGCCGCCGCCGTGGGTGAGGTCATGGCGCAGGAAGCCACCGGAGGGAACTTGTCCATCAACATCGACGCCCTGCGCTTCGAACGTTTTGGGCGGCAGGTGACCCAGGACGAACACCTGATCGTATAA
- the rpoD gene encoding RNA polymerase sigma factor RpoD — MSEADTRKTRTRAASEGKAKPARTKTPSDGAAKKSAAPKTPKAPKASAAKAAAKTAVAETGDAKTAPVKGKAAGSAKADGGDKALYQHAAVQTLIKTGKAAGSVTSEAVATALNAALEEAGLDPDQEGSFEDLQLFLNAQQIEIQDLDDDLDEDEEDELDEDKPDASAEEEEEEREYDDVPRAVSNDPVRQYLHEIGRVPLLTLAEEISLARRIEEGEEARAKLEADLDLDDRARRSLQRQVEDGQAARQGLIEANLRLVVSIAKKYSNRGMGFLDLIQEGNQGLIRAVEKFEYRRGYKFSTYATWWIRQAVNRAIADQARTIRVPVHMVETINKLSRTARQLQQELSRDATNEEIAEAMGPGWEAAKVEEIQKITLEPVSLEAPVGTEGDSFYGDFIPDENFDSPAENTDRTMLSEELEKALDKLNEREAMVLRLRKGLVDGREHTLEEVGQYFNVTRERIRQIENKALRKLKYQESRSRKLRDFLLD; from the coding sequence ATGAGCGAAGCTGATACCCGAAAAACCAGAACGCGCGCCGCGAGTGAAGGCAAAGCCAAACCGGCCAGAACCAAGACGCCTTCGGACGGCGCCGCGAAAAAGAGCGCGGCGCCCAAAACTCCCAAAGCGCCCAAAGCCAGTGCTGCCAAAGCGGCAGCCAAAACGGCCGTGGCCGAAACAGGTGACGCGAAGACTGCGCCGGTCAAAGGCAAGGCGGCCGGCAGCGCCAAAGCCGATGGGGGAGACAAGGCGCTCTACCAGCACGCCGCCGTGCAGACGCTGATCAAGACGGGCAAGGCCGCCGGCTCCGTGACGAGTGAGGCCGTGGCGACCGCACTCAACGCCGCACTGGAGGAAGCCGGACTCGACCCTGACCAGGAAGGCAGCTTCGAGGACCTGCAACTTTTCCTCAACGCGCAGCAGATCGAGATTCAGGATCTCGACGACGACCTCGACGAGGACGAGGAAGACGAACTCGATGAAGACAAACCCGACGCTTCTGCCGAAGAGGAAGAAGAAGAGCGCGAGTACGACGACGTACCGCGTGCGGTCAGCAACGACCCGGTGCGCCAGTACCTGCACGAGATCGGCCGCGTTCCCCTGCTGACCCTGGCCGAGGAAATCAGCCTCGCGCGGCGCATCGAGGAAGGTGAGGAAGCCCGCGCCAAGCTCGAAGCCGACCTTGACCTCGACGACCGCGCCCGGCGCTCGCTGCAACGCCAGGTCGAGGATGGTCAGGCGGCCCGTCAGGGCCTGATCGAGGCCAACCTGCGCCTGGTGGTCAGCATCGCCAAGAAGTACTCCAACCGGGGCATGGGCTTTCTCGACCTAATTCAGGAAGGCAACCAGGGCCTGATTCGCGCGGTCGAGAAGTTCGAGTACCGCCGCGGTTACAAGTTTTCCACCTACGCCACCTGGTGGATCCGTCAGGCCGTCAACCGCGCGATTGCCGATCAGGCGCGCACCATTCGCGTGCCAGTGCACATGGTCGAGACCATCAACAAGCTGAGCCGCACGGCCCGCCAGCTGCAGCAGGAACTGTCGCGCGACGCCACCAACGAGGAAATTGCCGAGGCGATGGGCCCTGGCTGGGAAGCCGCCAAGGTCGAGGAAATCCAGAAGATCACCCTGGAGCCCGTATCGCTCGAAGCGCCCGTCGGGACCGAGGGTGACAGCTTCTACGGCGACTTCATTCCCGACGAGAACTTCGACTCCCCGGCCGAGAACACCGACCGCACCATGCTGAGCGAGGAACTGGAAAAGGCCCTCGACAAGCTCAACGAGCGCGAAGCGATGGTGTTGCGCCTGCGCAAAGGACTCGTTGACGGCCGCGAGCACACCCTCGAAGAGGTTGGCCAGTACTTCAACGTTACCCGCGAGCGTATCCGGCAGATCGAGAACAAGGCGCTGCGCAAGCTCAAGTACCAGGAAAGCCGCAGCCGCAAGCTGCGTGACTTCCTGCTCGACTGA
- the argR gene encoding arginine repressor — protein sequence MISKEQRQKRIQEIIAKESVSTQAELVDRLRGEGVRVTQATVSRDINELRLVRLPIGKSKHRYSLAQVQTESDVLDELGRLFRNFVTDVDRGENLLIVKTAEGHATGVAYIIDKLRRDDIVGTLAGQDTILLVARTVEEGEALLEELHGLMLS from the coding sequence GTGATCAGTAAAGAGCAGCGTCAAAAACGCATTCAGGAAATCATTGCCAAAGAAAGCGTTTCCACCCAGGCCGAGCTGGTTGACCGCCTGCGTGGAGAAGGCGTGCGGGTTACGCAGGCCACCGTGTCACGCGACATCAACGAGCTGCGCCTCGTGCGGCTTCCCATCGGCAAGAGCAAGCATCGCTACTCGCTGGCCCAGGTCCAGACCGAAAGTGACGTGCTCGACGAACTCGGGCGGCTCTTTCGCAATTTTGTCACCGACGTCGACCGTGGAGAGAACCTGCTCATCGTCAAGACCGCCGAAGGACACGCGACAGGCGTGGCCTATATCATCGACAAGCTGCGCCGGGACGACATCGTCGGTACGCTGGCCGGGCAGGACACCATCCTGCTCGTCGCGCGCACGGTGGAGGAAGGCGAGGCGCTCCTCGAAGAGTTGCACGGACTGATGTTGAGCTAA
- the coaBC gene encoding bifunctional phosphopantothenoylcysteine decarboxylase/phosphopantothenate--cysteine ligase CoaBC gives MAAVKAPMVLRRLREAGFATRALATRAALAFVTELSLATAADAPVLTDESWFAPSPEAQHLALARCDLVVVAAGSADLMARHVSGRADDLASATLLSTRAPVLWAPAMNPSMWEHPATQHNLRTLLEWGHEFIGPVFGALGSSGEGEGFGRMAEPEQIAARAGALLREQATAEDGLQDLHGLHVVVSAGPTREYLDPVRFISNPSSGKMGFAVAARARARGARVTLVSGPVNLEVPPGVQFVPVESALEMRDAMLAASESADMVVMTAAVADYRAARPAGEKQAKGSEALTVELTPNPDILAELGSNKGERVLVGFAMETHAGVERAAHKARRKNADFILLNYPTREGTGFGGDDNEVTLVRASGESEVWPRLRKTEVAERLLSEALTLHKYTRSV, from the coding sequence ATGGCCGCCGTGAAGGCGCCCATGGTGCTGCGCCGCCTGCGCGAAGCCGGCTTCGCCACCCGCGCGCTGGCCACCCGGGCCGCGCTGGCGTTCGTGACCGAGTTGTCTCTGGCGACGGCGGCCGATGCCCCGGTGCTGACCGACGAAAGCTGGTTCGCGCCTTCTCCTGAAGCCCAGCATTTGGCGCTCGCGCGTTGTGACCTGGTGGTGGTCGCGGCGGGCAGTGCCGACCTGATGGCGCGTCACGTGTCTGGCCGCGCGGATGACCTGGCCTCCGCGACGCTGCTTTCGACCCGCGCGCCCGTGCTGTGGGCCCCGGCGATGAATCCCAGCATGTGGGAGCATCCTGCCACCCAGCACAATTTGCGTACGCTGCTGGAATGGGGCCACGAATTTATCGGCCCGGTGTTCGGGGCGCTGGGCAGTTCGGGTGAGGGGGAAGGTTTCGGGCGGATGGCGGAGCCCGAACAGATTGCCGCGCGGGCCGGGGCGCTGTTGCGGGAGCAGGCTACCGCTGAGGACGGCCTGCAGGACCTGCACGGTCTGCACGTCGTCGTGTCGGCTGGTCCGACCCGTGAGTACCTCGACCCCGTCCGCTTCATCTCCAATCCGTCGAGCGGCAAGATGGGCTTCGCGGTGGCCGCGCGGGCGCGGGCGCGCGGGGCGCGGGTGACGCTGGTGAGCGGACCGGTGAACCTCGAGGTACCGCCGGGCGTGCAGTTCGTGCCGGTCGAGAGTGCACTCGAGATGCGTGACGCCATGCTGGCAGCCTCAGAGAGCGCGGACATGGTCGTGATGACGGCCGCTGTCGCCGATTACCGCGCCGCGCGCCCGGCTGGCGAGAAGCAGGCCAAGGGCAGCGAGGCGCTCACAGTGGAACTTACACCCAACCCGGACATTCTGGCCGAGCTCGGGAGCAACAAGGGCGAGCGGGTGCTGGTTGGTTTTGCCATGGAAACACACGCCGGGGTAGAGCGCGCGGCACACAAGGCCCGGCGTAAGAACGCCGACTTCATTCTGCTGAATTACCCGACCCGGGAAGGCACCGGCTTCGGTGGAGACGACAACGAGGTCACCCTGGTGCGCGCGTCGGGCGAAAGCGAGGTCTGGCCGCGGCTTCGCAAAACGGAAGTGGCCGAGCGGCTGCTCAGCGAAGCGCTCACTTTGCATAAATACACAAGAAGTGTATAA
- the rpoZ gene encoding DNA-directed RNA polymerase subunit omega, producing MAEKDIDKLLSLTDSKYRLSVIIAKRALQLRSGAPSVLPVEQRVRTHNLVTQAMRELAGGKLTIGEELIDEDRMNQEYQRARQAQLQAQLNAERDRERDRDRD from the coding sequence ATGGCCGAAAAAGACATCGACAAGCTGCTTTCCCTCACGGACAGCAAGTACCGCCTTTCCGTCATCATTGCCAAACGCGCGTTGCAGCTGCGTTCGGGCGCGCCCAGCGTGCTGCCCGTCGAGCAGCGCGTGCGCACCCACAACCTGGTGACCCAGGCCATGCGTGAACTCGCCGGCGGCAAATTGACCATCGGGGAAGAACTGATTGACGAGGACCGCATGAATCAGGAGTACCAGCGCGCCCGCCAGGCCCAGCTGCAGGCGCAGCTCAACGCGGAACGTGACCGCGAGCGCGACCGCGACCGCGACTGA
- a CDS encoding ABC transporter permease — MNSRPPTAALPSAWQALALMYAKERRQNTIGLLLGVLGILALHALIFWGDPQFLTGELPGRVILASSLMVVPLVWALIKGVWQVRSEFAQNTHTLLRTLPVSGFAVLLAKYLWLWCEVALLTALVVGGVFVFIGIDIGWAQVGNFEAGSATLPANLRLGADFVQFTLLAALLVAPLPAIALLSSVLAKGSRELGVLVGFVAYASLVGLFSRLFGALGTLELNLPGLSLGRSFADTLSGARPLVVGGEFLLLSVVFTAAVLWAAGTLFQRQDA; from the coding sequence ATGAATTCGCGTCCCCCCACCGCCGCTCTTCCTTCGGCCTGGCAGGCTTTGGCGTTGATGTACGCCAAGGAGCGCCGACAGAACACGATCGGGCTGCTGCTGGGTGTGCTGGGGATTCTGGCGCTGCACGCCCTGATCTTTTGGGGTGATCCGCAGTTCCTCACGGGAGAGCTGCCGGGCCGGGTGATTCTGGCCTCGTCGTTGATGGTGGTGCCACTGGTGTGGGCGCTGATCAAGGGAGTGTGGCAGGTGCGCAGCGAATTCGCTCAGAACACCCATACGCTGCTTCGTACCTTGCCCGTCTCGGGGTTCGCGGTGCTGCTGGCCAAGTACCTCTGGCTGTGGTGTGAGGTGGCGCTGCTCACGGCGCTGGTGGTGGGAGGGGTGTTCGTGTTCATCGGCATCGACATCGGTTGGGCCCAGGTGGGCAATTTCGAGGCGGGCAGCGCCACCCTGCCCGCAAATTTGCGCTTGGGCGCAGACTTCGTGCAGTTCACGCTGCTCGCTGCGTTGCTGGTGGCCCCGTTGCCGGCCATTGCCCTGCTGTCCAGCGTGCTGGCCAAAGGATCGCGTGAGCTGGGCGTGCTGGTCGGCTTCGTGGCGTACGCGTCGCTGGTCGGGCTGTTTTCACGGCTCTTCGGCGCTCTGGGAACGTTGGAACTGAACCTGCCCGGGCTCAGCCTGGGCCGCAGCTTTGCCGACACGCTCTCAGGCGCGCGTCCGCTCGTCGTGGGAGGAGAGTTTCTGCTGCTGAGTGTCGTGTTCACCGCCGCCGTGCTGTGGGCTGCCGGGACACTCTTTCAGCGTCAGGACGCCTGA
- a CDS encoding ABC transporter ATP-binding protein has product MTANEQPTGELVLRASGLTKRFGRRTALEPLDFELRSGEFLGLLGVNGSGKSTLVKMLAGLVSPSAGHLEVLGERPGPRTKLGVAYLPEVDHLYLSWRSADAYAFLERFFPMNRARFAGLLDFLHVDPRARFGTLSKGNRTRVRLALTLAREARLYLLDEPLSGIDPLTREQILRALMGAFPAGAGVVLATHQVGEAENLFDRVLVLDGGRVLLSGGAEDIRRARGSSIDRAVKDAAWARQQERDGTRGTAQNPRPGMAPENPERAEDTAGGNPPEESAGEENERTGRQE; this is encoded by the coding sequence GTGACGGCGAACGAACAACCCACCGGTGAGCTCGTGTTGCGCGCAAGCGGACTGACCAAGCGCTTCGGTCGTCGTACCGCCCTGGAACCGCTGGACTTCGAGTTGCGCAGCGGCGAGTTCCTGGGGTTGCTGGGCGTGAACGGCAGCGGTAAAAGCACCCTGGTCAAGATGCTGGCCGGTCTGGTCAGTCCGTCTGCAGGGCATCTGGAGGTGCTGGGCGAGCGTCCCGGTCCGCGCACGAAGCTGGGCGTGGCTTACCTGCCCGAGGTCGATCACCTGTACCTGTCCTGGCGCTCAGCGGACGCGTACGCCTTTCTGGAGCGCTTCTTTCCCATGAACCGTGCGCGCTTCGCGGGGCTGCTCGACTTTCTGCACGTCGATCCGCGCGCGCGTTTCGGGACGCTCTCCAAGGGCAACCGGACCCGTGTGCGCCTTGCCCTCACCCTGGCGCGCGAGGCGCGGCTTTACCTGCTCGACGAGCCCCTCAGCGGCATCGACCCCCTGACCCGCGAGCAGATTCTTCGTGCACTCATGGGAGCGTTTCCGGCGGGCGCGGGCGTTGTGCTGGCCACCCATCAGGTTGGTGAGGCCGAGAACCTCTTTGACCGGGTGCTGGTGCTGGACGGTGGGCGGGTGCTGCTTTCGGGAGGTGCGGAGGACATTCGCCGTGCGCGGGGCAGCTCAATCGACCGGGCCGTCAAGGACGCCGCGTGGGCGCGGCAGCAGGAACGTGATGGGACGCGCGGCACGGCGCAAAACCCGCGCCCTGGAATGGCACCTGAAAACCCTGAACGGGCTGAGGATACTGCCGGCGGGAACCCACCGGAAGAGAGCGCAGGGGAAGAGAACGAGCGGACGGGTCGGCAGGAATGA